A region from the Citrobacter koseri ATCC BAA-895 genome encodes:
- the flhE gene encoding flagellar protein FlhE: protein MRKLLGLLLFPLAVQAAGEGAWQASSIGITLNHRGVSASSAPLSSGQPVSGLMTLVAWRYELNGPTPAGLRARLCSQSRCVELDGQSGTTHGFANVPAAEPLRFVWEVPGGGRLIPALKVQRNQVIVNYR from the coding sequence ATGCGTAAATTACTCGGTTTATTGTTATTTCCGCTGGCGGTACAGGCCGCCGGAGAAGGGGCGTGGCAGGCCAGCAGTATCGGCATTACCCTGAACCATCGTGGGGTGTCGGCGTCGTCTGCTCCATTGTCGTCAGGCCAGCCGGTGTCCGGTTTAATGACGCTGGTCGCCTGGCGCTATGAACTGAATGGCCCGACGCCGGCGGGGCTTCGGGCGCGTTTGTGTTCACAGTCCCGTTGCGTGGAGCTGGACGGACAGAGCGGAACCACCCACGGGTTCGCGAATGTGCCTGCCGCTGAACCGTTGCGCTTCGTGTGGGAGGTGCCGGGCGGCGGGCGACTGATTCCCGCATTAAAAGTGCAGCGTAATCAGGTGATTGTAAACTATCGTTAA